One Streptomyces mobaraensis NBRC 13819 = DSM 40847 DNA segment encodes these proteins:
- a CDS encoding putative quinol monooxygenase, producing the protein MTLFVVAECLAAPGKEDRLRTALEAMIEPSLDEPGCLAYRPYADPNDPARMVIVEQWTSQEALDEHFATPHFRHVVEVLDEILAEPLTVRRLVPAPAEGPAA; encoded by the coding sequence ATGACCCTCTTCGTCGTCGCCGAATGCCTGGCCGCCCCCGGGAAGGAGGACCGGCTCCGCACCGCCCTGGAAGCCATGATCGAGCCGTCCCTCGACGAACCCGGCTGCCTCGCCTACCGCCCCTACGCCGACCCGAACGACCCCGCCCGCATGGTGATCGTCGAGCAGTGGACGAGCCAGGAGGCGCTCGACGAGCACTTCGCCACCCCGCACTTCCGGCATGTGGTCGAGGTGCTGGACGAGATCCTCGCGGAGCCGCTGACCGTCCGCAGGCTGGTCCCGGCGCCCGCCGAAGGCCCGGCGGCCTGA